The sequence below is a genomic window from Liolophura sinensis isolate JHLJ2023 chromosome 2, CUHK_Ljap_v2, whole genome shotgun sequence.
actggacgtcactggtcaagaattactcaaaatgctgtattgatATTGAACGTATTTACTACATTCTTAAAACAGCAGACAGAAAGGGGGCTAGTGTGATCAATATTTCCAGCGTATAATAGACCTGTCCATTAGAGATATTATTTCTTCCAAGCAAGAAATTGTGCCATCTGAACGAAATAATGTTCCCTTATTCCTAAATCCCCAgaacaaaaaagagaaaaatatggACTGTGTAAACTCTAAACCTCTAGAATATTGACACGAATCCTACGGAGTCTGTGGTCTGAAGTTGTGCCTTCTATCAAGCCGTTCCCTTTTCAGAGGAGCTATTGACCAGACTGGTTGACGGCCATTGGAGCCCAATCTATCTCACCGGGTGCCTGGAAATATTCAATGGTGGACTCTGGGGCGCGGTGTGCGAAGAGGGCTTTGGTCTCTGCTCCTGTAATCTGTCGTAGTCTGGGCTACAGGTATGCATTTTACTTTTCATGAACGCGTTTTACTTTCTTTCCCCCACTTATTTTAAACATTCGATTTGATTACTGTCTAACGCCATGTCGGGAATTTTCCAGCCACATTGAAGTACACCTAGGTGGAAAAAACGTATCATGTTGTCTACTACAGACGAgtgatatttctttttttttaatatttaatttggaATTACAGGTACGTAATAACATGCTTGAGGGAAGTGATTTGTAATCTATACGTTATATCGTCTAAATGAAAGCGAGAGCATCAGTAATATATAAGGTGCCGCGGACCAAATTTTGAAGGCGCGCTCATTTACTTTGAGCCTCGTTTGTAAACTTTACTcaaactttgatttttatttaaatttatattgaTACATTAATTGTTACCTCTCTTTTCTGGTACATTTAAATTATAAAGTTTAGCCTTCATTCAAGGGTAaactttaaaattataaaaaaaatttctgttaaTAAAACTGTTCTGTATTGTTACAtacagaaaatttcaatttaCTAGCATTAGAATGGTTGAAGTGACTGGTttgaggtaaatatcagattCCCACCTACCTTATTTATAGTGCTCAAATGATTCTCAAAGTTGAAAATGATCAAACTGCACACGCTTTATACATGTTAGCTATTTTATTACCGATATTAAACGTATCacggctgatattttgtgaaagtcaACTATTTCTTCTGTTCTAATATAGTCGCAAAAATTTTGGGATTTGTAGGTAtaattgatttctttttcatCATCTTCTGTGTCGCCTGTTTCAAGATTATGGAGTAGCGGGCgcatttgtgtgttttttatttttaaattagaaATGGGAATAAGGTTCCCCGATCCAGATTTGGAACAGGAAGTGGGCCAGTATGGATGGACAACGTACAATGCTTAGGAAACGAAACTAACATCTCACAATGCCTTCGTGGAAACTGGAGAAATACTTCCTGCACCCATTACCACGATATAGGATTATACTGTTACAACACAACATTTACAGGTATGTCCTTGCATTTTGGTTGCAACTGCTCGACTGccatatatttatcattttcagTGAATAAATAAGTTCAGGTAAGCCTTGTCCAAAGTTATGAAGTCATATGACTTTTTGGGCTAGGCAGACGAAAATATCACGCACAGCTTATCTTTTACAGCAGTTCTGATGTTAGAAACTTCGTTAGAAAGTTCGGTACCCTTCAATTTGCTCTCTTCTTGGAAATGTCGAAATCCCTGTTAGAATTCTCAAAGtgtcaaatttcacaaaattttaaacaaaaagatTATCCATGCCGATTGACAGATTACACTGATTAGGGAATCcactgattgtttgattgattaattgattgattgattgattgattgattgattgattgattgattgattgattgattgattgattgattgattgattgattgattgattgattgattgattgattgattgattgattgattgattgattgattgattgattgattgattgattgattgattgattgattgattgattgattgattgattgattgattgattgattgattgattgattgattgattgattgattgattgattgattgattgattgattgattgattgattgattgattgattgattaggAAATCAGTGTTTCTGGATGCAAGTTATATTCTTATTCTCAAGTTTCCCCATCCAAACATTTGGTTTAACCACACAAGCATGTCACGTTTCCCCTAACCAAACATTTGATGTTACCACACAAACATCTCACACATCCCCTACCCAAACATTTGGTTTCACCACACAAACATTTCACGTATCCCTCACCCAAAAGTTTGGTTTCATCATACAAAGGTTTCACGTATCCCCTACCCAAATGTTTGGTTTCAAACATATAACGTATCTTTAATCcgaatatttcacgtatttcACTTCACTTATTATTAACAGTATTTATGACGAATTTTGGACCTACTTTGTCGTTTCTATGAATACAAGAGCTGGTGTCTCtctttgtcacatttataataataattttgtttcGGTAATCATACGAACCTTTGGCTACATACAGTTTTCCCTAGACAGATATATAGGTCATCATCAGTGCCTAATTAcgatatttgaaaatatacctGATATATACCTTGAACAAAATAAGAAATCACAACTGctatttgtttgtgtgttgtttgaTAAATTTCTACATAACTGATATTAGGCactagaaaataaaacataaaaatgcatCATCGATTCTTTCTTTTCgatttacacaaatatgaaagTAAACCAACATGATACTTCTGAACAGCTTGAATTGCTCTAAGTTGATATCATATGCACACAAATAATATTAGCTTTGGTAatcatgttttcattattatgGAAATTATCCATATGAATGACcctaatgagaaaaaaaaactgcttttgACCTTTGACTTTTGTCttgcaataaaacaaaagatatttgtCACAACACTCACTTTTTACCGGCTTCTTGCATTAATAATTTTACACAAGTTTAAGtaagtttttcatgttttcgtACAACAGAAAATCTGCCATACCACTGTGGTGTCGAGAGACGATTTCCCACATGGTCGCATGGCATCCTTTATGCTCTAGTCAAAGGAATTGGCCCCAAGTCTTAGTTTCTTTGGTTTACATCTTGATACCCTCAGGGTCAGTAGAGACAAGACTTATGTTTGGACGGAGGGGTCCCGACTGGCAGACCGGCCTGATTGAGGTTTACTTCGCCGGAGAATGGGGGAGAGTCTGCGCTGAAAGGTTCAACAACGAAACCGCCTTTGTTGTCTGCCGGTCTCTGGGGTACAGGTATGACGCTGATGACATTACACTTCCAAGCTATTTATTCTCTTATCATAGCTTGAGAGTTGAAGGTTTAACTGGTACATTTTCCATTTGCACGGGACACCATTATGTGCAAGCCAAATTACTCAGACGATCGTGACTGTAACTACCCCACGTAACGAAGAATTGCAATCACCTGACAGTCCATGTGTGCAAATCGCATAACTTACTTTAACAATCAATTTTACAAGAGGTTCGGAGAGCGGGCGTAGAATCAGAAAACTAATCGCTAGCcatgaattgtttttttaaacttgtaGAGATTTATAATTTTTCTCGCAAATTGCAAGTTAATATCAGAAATTAAGTTGGATATATTGATGATCTCTCTGATCGAATataagaaatgtttatttatgtatttatttacttatttctttggcTGAGTACGCcctattaaagaatattttatttctacgacggcggtcagcattatactGCAAACACACccccatcctcaggttgctggcagattttcccactaTCGCGTCAAAAAActtccacatgtacacatgcacttcTGTAGTCTGTAGTAGGTGGTATAAAACTGGTGTTTCCTTTTTcccctgtgtttttttttttcgtcatttAAAGACGCGATTTAAATCTCCATTTCTTTTGGACAGATTCGGAAACTATATACCTCTCTCATATCCAAATATGATAATTAAAATGATTTGGCTGGGTGGCGTCATCTGCCGAGGAAATGAGACAAATATTGCTCAGTGTGATCATGGTGACTGGGGAGACCATTTCTGCAGTAATTATGAAGATGTCAGAGTCATCTGTTCAGACAATCAGCCAGGTTAGTCCCACGGCATACGTGTAGCTGTGTGTCAAAATGCAGTAGATAAATCGATTAAATTTAATAGTTTCATTGAATGGAGTTTTTCACGTTGTAGCTAAACCTTGAGCGCCTCTGTGGCCCGACTCCATAGTTTTACCGTTACCCACAGATCCGGGAGACTCGCAATCGAGCCCGGTTCGAgtaatttcaaaatgttacatgttgctgcctcgtttggggCTCAGCATGACTGGTGGggccagtgtcagtataatgtgattgggtgggttGTCacgcctggtgtcttcggcaacacacatacatacatacatacatacatacatacatacatacatacatacatacatacatacatacatacatacatacatacatacatacatacatacatacatacatacatacatacatacatacaaacctaCGTACTTACCTaactacctacctacctacctacctacctacctacctacatacatacatacatacatacatacatacatacatacatacatacatacatacatacatacatacatacatacatacatacatacatacatacatacatacatacatacatacatacatacatacatacatacatacatacaaacctaCGTACTTACCTaactacctacctacctacctacctacctacatacatacatacatacatacatacatacatacatacatacatacatacatacatacatacatacatacatacatacatacatacatacatacatacatacatacatacatacatacaaacatacatacatacatacatacatacatacatacatacatacatacatacatacatacatacatacatacatacatacatacatacatacatacatacttacctACCCACCTACCCACctacccacccacccacccaccaacCCACCTACCCACCTACACCCACCCaaccacccacacacacacacacacacacacacacacacacacacacacacacacacacacacacatgaatgtaaatgtgttgttttgtttttttttatatccaaacacatgcatttaatctgaattattgtaatatttatgaatagactgaaaatataaatgtgatgaaaaatcaaatttgaacatatttgtttggtgaaaaatttgttatagtgcagatatatttatttcacatgtgttacatccGCAATTCTGTCATTAATACACAGACATTATATATAACATGTTCAAGTCCCAAATATCctcaatacaaaaattattttcaagtgcctTTTCCTTTATGTTGTAAGTCttattatattgtataaaaGTCTTACGTtacatttctgtatttctgcataaatcAGGATTCAGTATCCTCGAGGTCTGGCAGAATAAAACCCAGGCTGAAGTAAATTTCAAAGAATCTGGATATTGTGTTAAAGAAGATATAACTCAAGGGTATAGCAGACGGGTGTAGCCCGATCGGAATGTGATctgaaggggagataactcggTGAGATATTCATATTTGGCTCGTAGGCTTATTGTATCATAAAGCTGTCTTCTCTTACATGGCGCTTTGTCTTTCTGGACCCCTGGACCATATCTCAATATTATTTCTCATTATGCGTTCCCCATATCTTCATTGCAGATTAGTGAGAGAGGATCTATGAGCGCGGATGGCTTACTGCTTGTCCCCGACCATCCCTGTTGTGTGCACTGAACCGTGACTGTACCGTTATTCTGTTATATATGAACATGGAAAATCCGATTTACATTTGCATCGCATAATGCGAATACATCTTATGTTTCAGCATATAAAGCTACTGAGcagaaatatcacaaataaaacggtttttatgtatttctgtgttacATTAGAAGGTGAAGAGACAATTGATGTACAACACCAAAAAACCAAACATGAATATACGTAAGAAAATATATTCTCAACACTTTTATCTATTATTTCGCGAAGTCTagagacattttttttcagtgtgagTATTGTAGATTGCTTCTGCAGACACGAGGAGGCAGGCTttctcattaattttttttatatatgaagTTATGAACGGCTAGTCCGCACGTATTCTGGTATTCTACTTGATGTATAGCTAACACAAGATGGatttcttatggataacaacttcttgtTTATTACGTACAGGACGTTTCGATGCTGATACTAGCATCATTTTCAAGTGGTTGACATCAGTAAAATTTCAGAGTTTATATTTGTACAGCGTGAGGTACAAGTGTCAAAGAGAGATAACACAGTTTAAAAGATTAACAAAGTATTTAATGAAGGATAAACAATGGAAAGCTTATCTAAAGTCAGCTAACATAGTAGAATGGTATACATATAATCGGATTAAGCTCCGTGGAGTTGCTGGAGGTTTAATAGATCATaaggagttttatttatttatttgattggtgttttacgccgtactcaagaatatttcacttctacgacggcggccagcattatggtgggtggaaacctgggggaaacccacgaccatgtccACAGgatgctgccaaaccttcccccgtacggccggagaggaagccagcatcagctgaacttgaactcacagcgaccgcattggtgagagactcctgggtcattacgctgcgctagcgcgctaaccaactgaggacCATAAGGAGAGGGCAGGCAGATACCGGTGTAAGGATTAAGGCATCTGATCTGCAGGGattttttgtagttttctttGTTTCCAGTGACGTAAGTTGGTGTTAAGGGTCTTGACATTGTTGATATAGTTGATTAAGGGAGTAGGGTTTTCTTTGACGTGGTCTGAAATGGCGGAATTTGAGTCTGATTTCTGAACTGAGGTCTGGTGTTCTTTAACACGTTTGTCTGCAGGTCGGCAGGACTCACCAATGTAGTACTAGTTACAGCTACATAGCATCTGGTATACGACACCACGTGGGGTAGTCTTTGGCGTGGACATGTTCCTTCCATTTGCTTGAAGATGGTTTGTCAGGGTGTTCTGAGTCCTGAATATGGTCTCTATaccagtgttttgttttaataactgGGCGATCTAATAACTCGTGTGACCTTTGTATGGAACTGTTATTTGGACACCAGGGCTTTCATCGAAGGCCCTGGGTTAGTGGTGGCGCCTATGAGTAGGTTTACCATGTCTGCCAGGTATCCAATTAGGTTAGTAAATACATTTTGCAGGTGGTTGGTTTCTGATGCTAAGTCGGTTGAGCATATAGAGGTGGCTCTTTTGGCTAGAGCAGTTATGGTGGCGGCTTTAGTTTCTGGAGACTGGTTAGATTTGTAGTGGATATATAGGTCGGAATGGGTAGGCTTGCCATATACTGTAGTTGTGAGTTGGTCATCTGTCTTAATAAGGAAATCAAGGAGAGGGATTTGTTGGTCTTTCTCGGTGTTCGTGGTAAATTTGATGCGCTGATAGTAGGTATTTTTGCGGGTTGTCATTTGGGTGAAGTGCTACAAAGGTGTCCACTTTTCGGTGCCAGCAGACTGGGCGTATGTGCGAGCTAACTAATGCTGACTGCTCAAGTCCTGTAAGATAGATATCGGGGACAATAGGAAATAGTGGGGAGCTTATAGACGGGCCATGTATCTGTTCATACAGTGGGTCAATTGTGTGCGTCATAACtaagaagttgttatccataagaaatCCATCGTGTCTTAGCCCCACTCTCAACTTttaaatgccactgaaaaaaGTCACATTTGCAACAACTATTGCAGTGCACTAACGGTAAATAAAGACATATAAAGACGCATGTCAAAGTCCTCATAATCCACATCAATCATAAACACATATGTTTTCTCTGACAAACTTTGTACCCGTGTGACAGGCATATTATTACGTATATCCATCTAAATTTAGTTTTGTATCGGTAACGGGAAGAACATTTCCATATCAGTCTATGCAGGTGTTATCGAAATGCTCGTACATTGTAGGTGAACTAACCAGACTTACCGCTGTACGTGTCCGTATACAGATAACTGGCTGGGGTCCAGTACTCTCgattacatttaaaacattcgtTTTAACAGGAGGCAAGTGGGCTTTGACCCATGGATCATGAGTTCGAATCCACATCTGGCTAGCTGGGGCGCTGTTTTCCCGAGGAAGTCTACCCGGCGCCGTTattaagcgaaaaattctttaCTATGATGCTTAACAACAAtgacataagtaaataaaaatcataCAATCGGAACTTCATTAAGGTCCGCAAtatagtttgtttcatttattaaacCTGTCGCCTATATTCATTTAGCACTATTGAAAATAAACCGTAAATGATACCCAACAAGACATGCTCTGCACATCAATTTGTTACATTTGCATATTATTGTGAAGTCATGGCAGTTATAGTACTATATTTCTTATTCTACCAGCTTGCTTTCGACAACGAGAGCTTATCGCCTCGggtaacgtcataattattaaaaaaccaaGTGAACAATGGACGTGgcgaatttttttttgtttttagcacAGGTGAGCCACATGGATACACTAAcataaatatagtttttttgACCTACACAAGTTAAATTTGTACATattatacaaaatttaaaacgtaGCAACTCTAAAATGTATAATAATACTATAGGTTATACACTACACGCTAGGCATACGTCGGGTATAAGTATCAGTAAAATTACACTGCAAACATGGCAAGAAAAGATACAGTGGGATATTCATTAcacattataaaaacaaaatgcatgtaaCGAAATATTTCAAGTACTCGAAGAAAAATCTCTTCCTCAGTcgctgtacagtgtacactccactgacattttttttacatatgtcATACTCTAAATTGCATTTACTTGtcataattttacacacacgtatgtacagtgtttggatgcaaataaataagtgacaTTCTGCAgtagaaaaaaaagataacataataaaattagaaataataataaaataaagtaattttTCTTTCTAGAAGATAAAGGAACGTGTTTATTAAAAGAagtctttttgtattttgacaatGCATTCCCGTGTCTTTACTACCTTCATAAATTGTCCTGGCGTAGTTTCTCGACTGGTTCCTGAATGTTTCATATCATGTTACTATCGTTCACATAAGCATAATCGTTTTCCGTAAACTGTTCAGAATTGCCGTTGGCATAATTTGCACGATATTGAGTGTTTGCAACAGGTTAATGCGTTGGCTGTTCAGGATTTGCTTCAAAACACACTTTTGCACCGCATCGCTTTATCAACATGCAAAGCAACAGTGCAAACAATGCGACCGCACACACTGCAAGACAGCCAGCAAGGGCAATGATCATCAGTTGTGTATTGCGTCTGTTGCCTGTGACATCGGCACAGGAGGGGTCTGTATTGCGTCTGTTGCCTGTGACAACGACACAGGAGGGGTCTGATAAAGATTCCGGTGTGTTTTCCACGACTATGCAGACATTGTAGGTACGACCCTCTAACAACTCGTCCATAACGACGGACCTCCGGTCAGGGTGAATCAGTATCTCTGTGTCAATTTTTAGAGTCCTGTGTGTCACGGTAGGTCAGCTTCATTCCCCGAACCCCTCCTGGTCCCTGTGTAGTCCAGCGAATTTCAATCTTTTCGTTATTCGTACTCCAAGTCAGATTATAGATCTCCAAGGCGATGTCTTCGTcacaaaatgtatgtgtttcagCGGACGAAGGTGGGAAGGATGTTTTGCCCAGAAAACAAGACTCCATAGAATAACACTGTAAAAGGAACATACTGGCTTTTGGGGGCGTTTGACATCGGACCTTGTCAAACTTCATAGAGACCTGTTCAGCCCTCATCCACGCTTAAACTGCAGTTGCAGCTGAGTGGATTCCCGGCCAGGTAAACCTCAGCGAGAGGGCTCGATGTGATGATTTCTTTCAAATTGTCAATTTCACGAAACTGGTTTAAACGGATATCTATAGTGCGAAGTGAAGTACGTGGTCCTCCGAGTATATCGGGTGACAAGGAATAGAGCTTATTTCCCATCAAGAAAAGACTCTTCAGAGTTATGGTCAGACTTTTGTAGACGGGGATTAAAAACGGCAGTGCTGTTAGCTGATTGTAACTGAGGTCAAGAGTAGTGACGCGACCAAGGCAAGCATTTGGGGAAATGTTGGTAATAACGTTGTGAGAAAAGTTCAAAGTGATCACCTGGAAAGTTGTACAAGGGGTTGATATTGAAGGATCCATCAAGGGGAACTCTGTAACGTTTGAAAACCTGTTGTGTGAAAGATCCAAAATGGTGCATTCCTTTAAACGTGATGTTTTCAAGGAACGTCTGATTGAATTATGGGCCAGGCTTAAATGTCGGAAGTAGACGAAGGTGGTGCCATTTCCAGATAACGTAACTTTCTCTATCTGGTTGTTGTCTGCGTGAAGCTCTATACTGATAGACCGCACTGGAGAAAACAATATGTTAATCTCTGGAAGATAGTTATAGGATATGTTCAAAGTCATGTAAGAGATTGTAATACTCACTGGTCCACTGGCTGTTCCGAATGTCTTTAGACTGTTCTTCGAAAAATCGGTCTCCTTTGCAGACAACATTTTGCGAATTTCAGTTGTCTCGTCTAGGGAGCAGTTGCGTAAATGTAGTATATTCATCAGGCCGAGCAGTTCTGTGATGTTATCTGACAGGGAGGGTAGTGGCATATCGGACAGCAAAAGCTCACGAAGACTTCTCAGTTTCGGTAGCTGCCCCACTAACCTCTTCGCGGCAGTGGATGACAGTTGATTACCAGACAAGTCCAGATGGTAAAGCGCTGAATCCAAATCTGTGAAGATATCTGGTGGAATCTCCTTGATGTGATTGTGTTGTAGCATAAGGTACTTTACCTTGGGGGAGTTGGCCAGAAATCTCTCCGGTATTTCGTCGATCTTGTTCTGACTGAGATCCAATGTATTAAGCACCTTTAATTCACTGAAAGCTCCCAGCGGTAGAGATTTGATACCGTTGTTTCTAAGTTTCAGGGAGAGAACTGAAGGAGAGTTCCTTAAGAGACCGCTGATGAAGGATTCGTACTTGGAGCTATCTATAGCCTGTGGGctgtttctttttctgttaaCGTGCAAATATTGAAGATTTAATCCTGATACGACATCAAAGTTAAAGGTTTTTAACTGGTTATCTGACAACCATATGAACCGAATACTAGGAGCTGAGTTAAACAGATTTAGAGGTATATCTCTCAACTTGTTTGCACTGAGGCCTAGCTGATATAAACTGGTAGTTTTGGAGAATATCAAAGGTGGAAGAGATGATAACCGATTGTTtgtaacataaaaatatttcagattaaCAGTGTGGTCAAAAATATTACCCGGAAGTGCCTCCAAGTCGTTGTTGTCAAGACGTACACTTTCTAGCTTCGTGGATGTATCAAAGATTCTCAGAGGCAGGCTGACTATGCTGTTATTTTGCAAATATATCGTCTGCAGAAACACCAGACCTTGAAACGAAAAATCAGAGAGTTGAGCAATGTTGTTGAATCTTAGGTCTAATATGCTTAATTTGTCAAGACCTCTGAAACATCCGGGCTcgacatttgtaattttgttccCGGCAAGgcttaaatatgttaaatcctTGAGGCTTTCAAAATCTTCAGTGTGGATATCAGTGATCTGGTTGTACGTTAATTCGAGTCTAGTCAACCTTGTCAGGTTAGCAATCGCACATTTTGGGATTAAGCTGAGCGTAGTTCTGGAAACGAACAACTGGACGAGCTTCGCTTCCAGTCCAACAAAATCCTCGCAACCATACGTTGTGATTTGGACATAGTTAATGATTAACACAGTGGCCCTCACATTCAAGAAGGAGCCCTCTTCGATTGAATAAGTCCGCTTGTTTGACAATATTAGACTTCGAAAGTTGACGGGCGAGTCCAAAAATCGAGGAATCGTTCTACTGAACTGTGTACAGACAATGTCCGTGCCATTTGCCGGTCTACAGGAGCATTTGGGATGAACTGGACACAAAGAATTGCAGTAAGTGGTGAATACGGCTAGAACCGTGAGAACAGCGTTCACTGTCCCCATCGTGCTTCACTCTACATTGACTACCTGTGGA
It includes:
- the LOC135462514 gene encoding leucine-rich repeat-containing protein 15-like, whose amino-acid sequence is MGTVNAVLTVLAVFTTYCNSLCPVHPKCSCRPANGTDIVCTQFSRTIPRFLDSPVNFRSLILSNKRTYSIEEGSFLNVRATVLIINYVQITTYGCEDFVGLEAKLVQLFVSRTTLSLIPKCAIANLTRLTRLELTYNQITDIHTEDFESLKDLTYLSLAGNKITNVEPGCFRGLDKLSILDLRFNNIAQLSDFSFQGLVFLQTIYLQNNSIVSLPLRIFDTSTKLESVRLDNNDLEALPGNIFDHTVNLKYFYVTNNRLSSLPPLIFSKTTSLYQLGLSANKLRDIPLNLFNSAPSIRFIWLSDNQLKTFNFDVVSGLNLQYLHVNRKRNSPQAIDSSKYESFISGLLRNSPSVLSLKLRNNGIKSLPLGAFSELKVLNTLDLSQNKIDEIPERFLANSPKVKYLMLQHNHIKEIPPDIFTDLDSALYHLDLSGNQLSSTAAKRLVGQLPKLRSLRELLLSDMPLPSLSDNITELLGLMNILHLRNCSLDETTEIRKMLSAKETDFSKNSLKTFGTASGPVSITISYMTLNISYNYLPEINILFSPVRSISIELHADNNQIEKVTLSGNGTTFVYFRHLSLAHNSIRRSLKTSRLKECTILDLSHNRFSNVTEFPLMDPSISTPCTTFQVITLNFSHNVITNISPNACLGRVTTLDLSYNQLTALPFLIPVYKSLTITLKSLFLMGNKLYSLSPDILGGPRTSLRTIDIRLNQFREIDNLKEIITSSPLAEVYLAGNPLSCNCSLSVDEG